One genomic segment of Virgibacillus doumboii includes these proteins:
- the gcvT gene encoding glycine cleavage system aminomethyltransferase GcvT: MSELKRTPLFPEYEKSGGKTIDFGGWDLPVQFKGIKHEHETTRTKAGLFDVSHMGEILVTGPDSKAFLQKMITNDISKLTPKRAQYTFMCYEDGGTVDDFIVYMLEEDSYLLVVNAANTDKDFAWLNKNNDTDANIENVSSDYVQLALQGPNAEVILQKLTETDLSAIKFFRFENPVYFSTIESGAVVSRTGYTGEDGFEIYISAESGRDLWQLILKTGEEYGVEPIGLGARDTLRFEANLALYGQELSKDITPIEAGMKFAVKTNKEEDFIGKEKLKQQAENGTDRKLVGIEMIDKGIPRTGYQVYAGESEVGFVTSGTQSPTLQKNMGLAMINSEFSEVGTELSVQVRKRRLKAVVVKTPFYKREK, from the coding sequence ATGAGTGAATTGAAACGGACACCATTGTTTCCTGAATATGAAAAATCAGGAGGAAAGACAATTGATTTCGGTGGCTGGGATTTACCAGTTCAGTTTAAAGGCATTAAACATGAGCATGAAACAACCAGAACAAAAGCCGGTCTTTTTGATGTGTCTCATATGGGTGAAATACTTGTTACGGGACCGGACAGCAAAGCATTTTTGCAGAAAATGATCACCAATGATATTTCCAAATTAACGCCAAAACGTGCCCAATATACTTTTATGTGTTATGAAGATGGAGGTACGGTAGACGACTTCATTGTTTATATGCTTGAGGAGGATTCTTATTTACTGGTAGTAAATGCAGCAAATACCGACAAGGATTTTGCATGGCTGAATAAGAATAATGATACGGATGCCAACATCGAAAATGTATCATCTGATTATGTTCAACTGGCACTTCAGGGTCCGAATGCGGAAGTAATTCTTCAAAAGCTGACTGAAACGGATTTAAGTGCAATAAAGTTTTTCCGTTTCGAGAATCCAGTTTATTTTTCAACGATAGAGTCAGGAGCGGTCGTATCAAGAACAGGCTATACTGGTGAAGATGGATTTGAAATTTATATCAGTGCTGAAAGTGGCAGAGATTTATGGCAGCTGATTCTAAAAACAGGTGAAGAATATGGGGTAGAACCAATTGGACTTGGAGCGAGGGATACATTGCGTTTTGAAGCAAACCTGGCACTGTATGGTCAGGAGCTTTCAAAAGATATTACCCCAATTGAAGCCGGTATGAAATTTGCAGTCAAAACTAATAAGGAAGAAGATTTTATAGGAAAAGAAAAATTAAAGCAGCAAGCAGAAAATGGAACTGACAGGAAACTAGTCGGTATAGAAATGATTGACAAAGGCATTCCGCGTACAGGGTACCAGGTTTATGCAGGTGAATCCGAAGTTGGTTTTGTCACTAGTGGAACGCAATCTCCGACATTGCAAAAAAATATGGGACTGGCAATGATAAATAGCGAGTTTTCCGAAGTGGGAACAGAATTGAGTGTTCAAGTACGAAAGCGCCGGCTAAAAGCTGTTGTTGTTAAAACGCCATTTTATAAACGAGAGAAATAG
- a CDS encoding M24 family metallopeptidase — protein MEKLKKLRKSLGENELDAILITSSINRRYITGFTGTAGAVIVTRNDARFITDFRYIEQANEQATGFTVVEHKQAIHQEIADQLKQLNVKRLGFEKDHVTFSAYETYKNAFDVDLVPVSGVVEELRLIKSEEELTILIQAAKIADDAFEHIKGFIKPGVKEIDVSNELEFFMRKQGATSSSFDIIVASGYRAALPHGVASDKKIESGELVTMDYGALFNGYCSDTTRTVAVGDINDELKTIYNTVLEAQLRGVDGVKPGMSGIEADALTRDYIKEKGYGDYFGHSTGHGLGMEVHEGPGLSFRSDKKLEPGMVVTVEPGIYVPNVGGCRIEDDIVITETGNERLTKASKELIQL, from the coding sequence ATGGAGAAATTGAAGAAACTACGTAAAAGCTTAGGGGAAAATGAACTGGACGCAATTTTAATCACCAGTTCAATAAACAGAAGGTACATTACCGGTTTCACTGGTACTGCTGGTGCTGTAATCGTTACCCGCAACGATGCGCGGTTTATTACAGATTTTCGTTACATAGAACAAGCGAACGAACAAGCAACTGGCTTTACGGTTGTTGAACATAAGCAAGCAATACATCAGGAAATTGCTGATCAGTTAAAGCAGTTAAATGTAAAACGTCTTGGTTTTGAAAAAGATCATGTGACATTTTCTGCGTATGAAACATACAAAAATGCATTTGATGTTGACTTGGTACCGGTCAGTGGAGTTGTTGAAGAACTTCGTTTAATTAAATCTGAAGAAGAACTGACTATTTTAATACAAGCAGCCAAAATTGCTGATGATGCGTTTGAACATATTAAAGGCTTCATTAAGCCGGGGGTTAAAGAAATAGATGTTTCAAATGAACTTGAGTTTTTTATGCGTAAACAAGGAGCAACATCATCCAGCTTTGACATTATTGTCGCTTCAGGCTACCGTGCAGCACTGCCACATGGAGTTGCTTCCGATAAAAAAATAGAATCCGGGGAGCTTGTAACCATGGACTATGGTGCACTGTTTAATGGTTACTGCTCAGATACCACAAGAACTGTAGCGGTTGGGGATATAAATGATGAATTAAAGACCATTTACAACACTGTTCTTGAAGCACAATTACGAGGTGTCGATGGAGTGAAGCCAGGAATGTCCGGTATCGAAGCGGATGCACTTACCAGAGATTATATAAAAGAAAAGGGATATGGAGATTATTTTGGCCACTCAACAGGGCACGGTCTCGGAATGGAAGTTCATGAGGGACCAGGATTGTCGTTTAGATCGGATAAAAAACTGGAACCGGGTATGGTAGTCACCGTTGAACCTGGTATTTATGTTCCGAATGTCGGCGGTTGCAGAATTGAAGATGATATCGTTATAACGGAAACGGGAAATGAACGACTGACAAAGGCTTCAAAAGAATTGATCCAACTATAG
- a CDS encoding SA1362 family protein, which yields MLRNKFSVVVYTIIGLAVIGVIAQLFTNTASFLGNIMMMLGFGVAVFAVIYFIFLRKRAPSNDSKKYKQAVKQSKAKYKNHTSIPSNSSAKRTQPLQMKKKLNKRASHLRVIDGNKSKRKNRASL from the coding sequence ATGCTTCGCAATAAGTTTTCCGTTGTAGTATATACAATTATTGGTCTGGCAGTAATAGGAGTTATTGCACAGCTGTTTACAAACACAGCCTCATTTTTGGGTAACATAATGATGATGCTTGGTTTTGGTGTAGCAGTGTTTGCGGTAATTTACTTTATTTTTCTCAGAAAACGAGCCCCTTCAAATGATTCAAAGAAATATAAGCAAGCTGTAAAACAATCGAAAGCCAAATATAAAAATCATACCAGCATCCCATCCAACAGTTCCGCCAAACGTACTCAACCGCTACAGATGAAGAAGAAATTAAATAAGCGGGCTTCTCATTTGCGGGTAATCGATGGAAATAAATCCAAAAGAAAAAACCGAGCTTCTCTCTAA
- the aroQ gene encoding type II 3-dehydroquinate dehydratase, with amino-acid sequence MNRLLLVNGPNINMLGKREKEIYGEFTLNDLEQDVSDLVQEYGFKLDCFQSNHEGELIDRLHQASGKYAGIIFNPAAYTHTSIALRDAIAAIETPVIEVHISNVHNRETFRRESMLAPVCHGQIVGLGMKGYRLAALAFLDNK; translated from the coding sequence ATGAATCGGCTTTTATTAGTAAATGGTCCCAATATTAATATGCTGGGGAAACGGGAAAAAGAAATTTATGGGGAGTTCACTCTGAACGATCTTGAACAGGATGTATCAGACTTGGTACAGGAGTATGGGTTTAAGCTTGATTGTTTTCAATCCAATCATGAAGGGGAATTGATAGATCGACTGCACCAGGCCAGTGGTAAATATGCCGGGATTATCTTCAATCCTGCTGCATACACCCATACCAGTATTGCATTACGTGATGCCATCGCAGCAATAGAGACCCCGGTTATTGAGGTTCATATTTCAAATGTACATAACCGTGAGACCTTTCGCCGCGAGTCGATGCTTGCTCCAGTTTGTCATGGACAAATAGTCGGCCTGGGAATGAAGGGCTATCGGCTGGCGGCGCTTGCATTCTTGGATAATAAATAG
- the spoIIIAA gene encoding stage III sporulation protein AA, with amino-acid sequence MEEILRLFPEMMRQAVNSKMRNRWKSLQEIRIRLNRPIELIFDEHTEWIETVRPGRKDSIFVLNQLSEFSLYRMEDELREGYVTIEGGHRIGLAGKVNTLNGSVKAIQYIAFFNIRIAKQKIGAAKQLIPYLYKNNYMNTLFVGPPQTGKTTLIRDVSRLISNGWDNILPHKVGIIDERSEIAGSKKGIPQHDIGLRTDIMDACPKAEGMMMMIRSMSPEILIVDEIGSTNDVQALMEAINAGVTVICSIHGKSLDELKKRPSLQPLFQSNVFQRTILLARGMTPGYIHRVYDQNGKNLLQKSGSINAEMDWSTSSHRYNNIGRV; translated from the coding sequence ATGGAAGAAATATTACGCCTGTTTCCTGAAATGATGAGACAAGCAGTAAACAGCAAGATGAGAAATCGTTGGAAGTCCTTACAGGAAATACGTATTCGTTTAAACCGTCCTATTGAACTTATTTTTGATGAACATACAGAATGGATTGAAACAGTTAGGCCCGGCAGGAAAGATAGTATTTTTGTGTTAAATCAATTAAGCGAATTTTCGCTTTACCGGATGGAAGATGAATTACGTGAAGGTTATGTCACGATTGAAGGCGGTCACCGTATAGGGCTGGCAGGTAAAGTAAATACACTGAATGGATCAGTTAAAGCAATCCAGTATATAGCTTTTTTTAATATACGAATCGCTAAGCAGAAGATAGGAGCAGCCAAACAGCTTATTCCTTATCTTTATAAAAATAATTATATGAATACACTGTTTGTCGGTCCCCCGCAAACAGGTAAGACAACCCTGATCCGTGATGTTTCCCGGTTAATTTCGAACGGCTGGGACAATATCCTTCCTCATAAGGTAGGCATTATTGATGAACGGTCTGAAATTGCCGGTTCGAAAAAAGGGATTCCACAGCATGATATTGGTCTCAGAACGGATATAATGGATGCCTGTCCAAAAGCAGAAGGAATGATGATGATGATCAGGTCCATGTCACCGGAAATACTTATCGTAGATGAAATAGGAAGCACAAATGATGTACAGGCATTGATGGAGGCTATAAATGCTGGTGTTACTGTTATTTGCAGTATTCATGGTAAATCGCTGGATGAATTAAAAAAGCGTCCATCATTACAGCCATTATTTCAATCAAACGTTTTTCAGCGGACTATTCTGCTGGCAAGGGGAATGACGCCAGGTTATATCCATCGTGTATATGATCAAAACGGGAAAAATCTTTTACAGAAATCGGGGAGTATAAATGCTGAAATGGATTGGAGCACTTCTTCTCATAGGTACAACAACATTGGCAGGGTTTGA
- a CDS encoding rhodanese-like domain-containing protein yields MEYLVIVIVAIAAFGIFRYFRQKNFLKVLTEDQFREGYRKAQLIDVREPQEFKKGHILGARNIPVTQMKQRLVEIRKDKPVYLYCQGSSRSARAAQLLHKKGYEDVNQLKGGFKKWTGKIKNG; encoded by the coding sequence ATGGAATATTTAGTAATAGTAATTGTAGCAATTGCTGCATTTGGAATTTTCCGGTATTTTAGGCAAAAGAACTTTCTTAAGGTATTAACTGAAGATCAGTTCCGTGAAGGATATCGTAAAGCACAATTAATTGATGTTAGAGAGCCGCAGGAATTTAAAAAGGGCCACATTCTGGGTGCCAGGAATATACCAGTTACACAAATGAAACAGCGATTGGTAGAGATAAGAAAGGATAAGCCTGTTTATTTATATTGTCAGGGAAGTTCAAGATCAGCCAGGGCCGCTCAACTGCTTCATAAAAAAGGCTATGAAGATGTAAACCAGCTAAAAGGCGGCTTTAAAAAATGGACTGGAAAAATTAAAAACGGATGA
- the efp gene encoding elongation factor P: protein MISVNDFKTGLTIEVDNEIWQVMEFQHVKPGKGAAFVRSKLRNLRNGNIQEKTFRGGEKVNKAHIENRKMQYLYASGDSHAFMDTQTYDQLEMQTDQLKDKLNFMKESMEVSILTYEGEIIGLELPNNVELAVTETEPGIKGDTASGGTKSATLETGHTVQVPLFINQGDVLVINTSDGKYVSRA from the coding sequence ATGATTTCTGTAAATGATTTTAAAACTGGCTTAACAATTGAAGTTGATAATGAAATATGGCAGGTTATGGAATTTCAGCATGTGAAACCGGGCAAAGGTGCTGCATTTGTGCGGTCAAAATTACGCAATTTGAGAAATGGTAATATCCAGGAAAAAACTTTTCGTGGCGGGGAAAAAGTAAATAAAGCACACATTGAAAACAGAAAGATGCAATATCTGTATGCTTCAGGTGACAGCCATGCGTTTATGGATACGCAAACTTACGATCAGCTGGAAATGCAAACTGATCAACTTAAAGATAAATTAAACTTTATGAAAGAGAGTATGGAGGTATCCATCCTAACTTACGAAGGCGAAATTATTGGGCTGGAATTGCCGAATAATGTTGAGTTAGCCGTAACAGAAACGGAACCGGGGATTAAGGGTGACACTGCCAGTGGCGGAACTAAGTCAGCTACATTGGAAACTGGTCATACAGTTCAGGTACCATTATTTATTAATCAGGGTGATGTATTGGTTATCAATACATCTGATGGCAAATACGTTTCAAGAGCATAA
- a CDS encoding patatin-like phospholipase family protein — translation MKIDGVFSGGGAKAYALVGALRSIEEYNLSFERVAGTSAGAIMAALIAANYQMDEIEEMIQELDVEKLLDPPKLSTIIPYTKWIFLYFKMGLYKGDKLEKWLYKHLAEKNIYTFNDLKQGYLKVVVSDISLGKLVVIPDDLHRIYGIDPNYFPVSKAIRMSAGYPYFFIPKRLPGKQKRKSLIVDGGLLSNFPLWIFENENYRKKRPVLGIKLSGFPNQIIPRKITNALDMFQALFSTMLHAHDARYVSKTYKNNIIFIPVDDIESTEFDLSEETKEKLITTGKERADKFLKYWPK, via the coding sequence ATGAAAATTGATGGAGTGTTTTCGGGTGGCGGCGCCAAAGCGTATGCACTTGTTGGTGCTCTTCGAAGTATAGAGGAGTATAATTTGTCGTTTGAAAGAGTTGCCGGAACGTCTGCCGGGGCAATAATGGCTGCTTTAATCGCAGCAAACTATCAAATGGATGAAATAGAGGAAATGATTCAGGAACTGGACGTGGAAAAACTGCTGGATCCGCCAAAATTGAGTACAATAATCCCATATACAAAATGGATTTTTTTATATTTCAAAATGGGATTATATAAAGGCGATAAACTGGAAAAATGGTTATATAAACACCTGGCTGAGAAAAATATTTATACTTTTAATGATTTGAAACAAGGATATTTGAAAGTGGTTGTGAGTGATATATCACTTGGAAAGCTTGTTGTTATACCGGACGATTTACATCGCATATACGGAATTGATCCAAACTATTTTCCCGTATCCAAAGCAATTCGAATGAGTGCAGGGTACCCGTATTTTTTTATACCAAAAAGACTTCCGGGAAAACAAAAACGAAAGAGCCTTATTGTTGACGGTGGATTATTAAGTAATTTTCCGTTGTGGATTTTTGAAAATGAAAATTATCGGAAGAAGCGGCCGGTTCTCGGAATTAAATTAAGTGGTTTCCCTAATCAGATTATTCCACGTAAAATAACCAATGCGCTTGATATGTTCCAGGCTTTGTTCTCAACAATGCTGCACGCACATGATGCACGGTATGTTTCAAAAACTTACAAGAATAACATAATTTTTATTCCTGTCGACGATATTGAGTCAACCGAGTTTGACCTTAGTGAGGAGACAAAAGAAAAACTAATTACTACGGGTAAAGAAAGAGCCGATAAGTTTCTGAAATACTGGCCCAAATAA
- a CDS encoding restriction endonuclease, translating into MNRGYAGYYKDYYLRSSYEYAYAKYLDYYSIPWTYELKTFDIGYRKYKPDFFLFGQKNNISNIVEIKSREKYRLLEARKALGAIEELYAIDCELISYNELLTMYKKLPFSLTSTITEWIKSEVTTINKAAYGKLNGHYNIPHTLEAKKKIGEHTKKLWATDNETKKRMIEGLRKSGSIQKGKLKKPRETRNCAACGTAFNIIITSNKKYCSRKCAGNIAIKNATNIYVIKRGVIHEEIKQYIIEWSISHKEIVLTTKLNKIKPTLKPLFEDINTKFGVKDFRVISKAVFGKDRGRKELVRFMKKLCNEKVC; encoded by the coding sequence ATGAATAGAGGATATGCAGGCTATTACAAAGATTACTATTTAAGAAGTTCTTATGAATATGCTTATGCGAAATATCTTGATTATTATTCAATCCCATGGACCTATGAATTAAAAACATTTGATATAGGATATAGAAAATACAAACCAGATTTTTTTCTTTTCGGTCAAAAGAATAATATTTCAAATATAGTGGAGATAAAATCAAGAGAGAAATATAGATTGTTGGAAGCAAGGAAAGCATTAGGAGCTATTGAAGAATTATATGCTATTGATTGCGAACTAATCTCGTATAATGAGTTATTGACCATGTATAAAAAGTTACCATTTTCTTTAACTTCAACCATAACGGAATGGATAAAGTCTGAAGTTACTACAATAAATAAAGCTGCTTATGGTAAATTAAATGGGCACTATAATATTCCTCATACTTTAGAAGCCAAGAAAAAGATTGGTGAACATACTAAGAAACTTTGGGCAACTGATAATGAAACAAAGAAAAGAATGATTGAAGGGCTAAGGAAGTCCGGATCTATCCAAAAGGGTAAGTTAAAAAAACCGCGGGAAACTAGGAATTGTGCAGCTTGTGGAACAGCATTTAATATAATTATTACTTCAAATAAGAAGTATTGTAGTAGAAAATGTGCAGGGAATATTGCTATAAAAAATGCTACAAATATTTATGTAATAAAACGCGGTGTAATACATGAGGAAATAAAGCAGTATATAATAGAATGGTCAATATCTCATAAAGAAATTGTGCTTACAACTAAACTGAATAAAATAAAGCCAACACTAAAGCCGTTATTTGAAGACATCAATACCAAATTTGGGGTAAAGGACTTTAGAGTAATATCAAAGGCTGTTTTTGGAAAAGACCGAGGTAGAAAAGAGCTAGTAAGATTTATGAAAAAACTGTGTAATGAAAAGGTATGCTGA
- the gcvPB gene encoding aminomethyl-transferring glycine dehydrogenase subunit GcvPB, producing the protein MANTDFPLIFERSNEGRTSYSLPELDVPEFDLDSEFEDSYIRKTAPDLPEVSELEIMRHYTALSRRNYGVDSGFYPLGSCTMKYNPKINEDVARLEGFSHIHPLQDPKSVQGAMEMMYDLQTSLVELTGMNQVSLQPAAGAQGEWTGLMMIRAFHEANGDFNRTKVIVPDSAHGTNPASATVAGFDAVTVKTNKKGLVDLEDLKRVVNEETAALMLTNPNTLGLFETEIMEMAEVVHGAGGKLYYDGANLNAIMGYARPGDMGFDVVHLNLHKTFTGPHGGGGPGSGPVGVTSELSPYLPKPLLVKKDDQYIFDYDRPESIGRVKPYYGNFGINLRAYTYIRTMGAEGLKKVSEYAVLNANYMMRKLEKEYVLPFPQHCKHEFVLSGKKQKKLGVRTLDIAKRILDYGYHPPTIYFPINIEESLMVEPTETESKETLDGFIDTMLQISDEAVNNPELVQEAPHNTVMKRLDETTAARKPILRYMK; encoded by the coding sequence ATGGCTAATACAGATTTTCCATTAATTTTCGAACGCAGTAACGAGGGAAGAACAAGTTATAGTTTACCAGAATTGGATGTTCCTGAATTTGATTTGGACAGTGAATTTGAAGACTCCTATATTCGAAAGACAGCACCTGACTTACCTGAAGTAAGTGAACTCGAAATAATGCGACATTATACAGCATTATCAAGACGAAATTATGGTGTGGATTCCGGATTTTATCCACTCGGGTCCTGTACAATGAAGTATAATCCAAAAATCAATGAAGATGTTGCAAGACTTGAAGGGTTTAGTCATATTCACCCGCTCCAGGATCCAAAAAGTGTACAAGGTGCTATGGAAATGATGTATGACCTGCAGACATCACTAGTGGAATTAACAGGTATGAATCAGGTTTCTCTTCAGCCGGCTGCAGGTGCACAGGGGGAATGGACTGGATTAATGATGATCCGTGCGTTCCATGAGGCTAACGGTGACTTTAATCGTACAAAGGTAATTGTGCCTGACTCAGCACATGGAACAAATCCGGCGTCTGCAACTGTAGCAGGATTTGATGCAGTTACGGTTAAAACAAATAAAAAAGGATTAGTGGATTTAGAAGATCTAAAACGGGTTGTTAACGAAGAAACTGCAGCTTTAATGCTGACAAATCCGAATACGCTCGGTTTATTTGAAACTGAAATTATGGAAATGGCTGAGGTCGTTCACGGTGCAGGCGGAAAACTTTATTATGATGGTGCTAATTTAAATGCAATCATGGGATATGCGAGACCAGGTGACATGGGTTTTGACGTAGTACATCTGAATCTGCATAAGACATTTACAGGTCCTCACGGTGGCGGCGGACCGGGTTCAGGACCGGTTGGTGTTACAAGTGAATTGTCTCCATATCTGCCAAAGCCATTGCTTGTTAAAAAAGATGATCAATATATTTTTGATTATGATCGTCCGGAATCAATCGGTCGGGTAAAACCTTATTATGGGAACTTTGGTATTAATTTAAGAGCGTATACGTACATTCGCACTATGGGAGCAGAAGGACTCAAAAAGGTAAGTGAATATGCAGTGTTAAATGCAAACTATATGATGCGGAAGTTGGAGAAGGAGTACGTATTGCCATTCCCGCAGCATTGCAAACATGAATTTGTTTTATCCGGAAAGAAACAGAAAAAATTAGGAGTTCGTACGCTGGACATTGCCAAGCGGATACTGGATTATGGGTATCATCCGCCAACAATCTATTTCCCGATAAACATTGAAGAATCATTAATGGTAGAGCCGACAGAAACAGAGTCTAAGGAAACGTTGGATGGGTTTATTGATACGATGCTTCAAATCTCCGATGAAGCAGTAAACAATCCTGAACTTGTACAGGAAGCACCACATAATACGGTTATGAAACGGTTGGACGAAACAACTGCAGCAAGAAAACCGATTCTGCGTTATATGAAGTAA
- the mntR gene encoding transcriptional regulator MntR has protein sequence MPTPSMEDYIEQIYNLIETKGYARVSDIAEALMVHPSSVTKMVQKLDRDAYLNYEKYRGFVLTSKGKKIGERLVFRHELLEDFLEIIGVDSDKIYKDVEGIEHHLSWNSIDRIGDLVQYFKSDKERIDELRKIKQAGEK, from the coding sequence TTGCCTACCCCAAGTATGGAAGATTACATTGAACAAATATATAATTTAATTGAAACAAAAGGTTATGCCCGTGTTTCTGACATTGCAGAAGCATTAATGGTTCATCCATCATCAGTGACCAAAATGGTACAGAAACTGGATAGGGATGCGTACTTAAATTATGAAAAATACAGAGGATTTGTCCTGACCTCCAAAGGCAAAAAAATTGGAGAGCGATTAGTATTCCGTCATGAGCTTTTGGAAGATTTTCTTGAAATCATTGGTGTTGACAGTGACAAGATCTATAAAGATGTGGAAGGCATCGAACATCATCTCAGTTGGAATTCGATAGACCGTATCGGAGATTTGGTACAATATTTCAAGTCAGATAAAGAACGTATTGATGAATTGAGAAAAATTAAACAAGCCGGTGAAAAATAA
- the gcvPA gene encoding aminomethyl-transferring glycine dehydrogenase subunit GcvPA, with protein sequence MEFRYLPMTETDKQEMLNTIGVDSTEEFFSDIPNEVRFKGELNLKKPANEYQLKKELSEMAKKNANLTEYSSFLGAGVYDHFIPSVVDHVISRSEFYTAYTPYQPEISQGELQAIFEFQTMICELTGMDVANSSMYDGGTALAEAVTLSAGQTKRKKILVSKAIHPESQAVIETYAKGHDLEIIEIDYQNGRTDLEQLNNELDENTASVVMQYPNFFGQVEPLHEVNELIRQQKKTMFIVSSNPLALGYLTPPGAFGADIVVGDTQVFGIPAQFGGPHCGYFATTDKLKRKVPGRLVGQTTDEDGQRGFVLTLQAREQHIRRDKATSNICSNQALNALASSVAMSSIGKRGLKKMAVLNMQKARYAKQKLDDAGIPVVTDGVFFNELVIKLPKDVTSVNEKLLDKGIIGGYDLAQAYPDQKGHMLIAVTEIRTKEEIDTFVKELGDIHG encoded by the coding sequence ATGGAATTTCGTTATTTGCCAATGACAGAAACCGATAAACAGGAAATGCTGAATACGATTGGTGTTGATTCAACGGAAGAATTTTTTTCAGATATTCCAAATGAGGTTCGTTTTAAAGGAGAACTGAACCTGAAAAAACCAGCAAATGAATACCAATTGAAAAAGGAACTGTCAGAAATGGCTAAGAAAAATGCCAACCTGACAGAATACAGTTCATTTCTGGGAGCAGGAGTTTACGATCATTTTATTCCATCAGTTGTTGACCATGTTATTTCACGATCGGAATTCTATACGGCATATACACCATATCAGCCGGAAATATCACAAGGTGAACTTCAGGCAATATTTGAATTTCAAACAATGATTTGTGAATTAACCGGCATGGATGTTGCTAACTCATCCATGTACGATGGTGGAACAGCTTTGGCTGAAGCAGTAACATTAAGTGCAGGTCAAACAAAACGAAAGAAGATTCTTGTCTCTAAAGCAATTCATCCGGAGTCACAAGCAGTTATTGAAACATACGCCAAAGGTCATGATCTTGAAATTATTGAAATTGATTATCAGAACGGCCGGACAGATTTGGAACAATTGAATAACGAATTGGATGAAAATACTGCAAGTGTTGTCATGCAATATCCAAACTTCTTTGGCCAAGTTGAACCATTACATGAAGTAAACGAACTTATTCGCCAACAGAAGAAAACGATGTTTATTGTATCCAGCAACCCATTGGCGCTAGGATATTTAACACCACCTGGAGCGTTTGGAGCAGATATCGTTGTTGGAGACACACAAGTATTTGGTATTCCAGCCCAATTCGGCGGGCCGCACTGTGGATATTTTGCAACCACTGATAAATTGAAACGTAAAGTACCCGGACGCTTGGTCGGACAAACAACTGATGAGGATGGACAACGGGGATTTGTACTGACACTTCAGGCAAGGGAGCAGCACATAAGACGTGATAAAGCTACCTCTAATATATGTTCAAACCAGGCATTGAACGCACTTGCCAGTTCTGTTGCCATGAGTTCAATCGGTAAGAGAGGCCTGAAAAAAATGGCTGTTTTAAATATGCAAAAAGCACGTTATGCGAAACAAAAGCTTGACGATGCGGGCATACCGGTAGTGACAGATGGCGTATTTTTCAATGAGCTGGTTATCAAGCTTCCTAAGGACGTTACCAGTGTAAATGAGAAGCTTTTGGATAAAGGAATTATTGGGGGATATGATTTGGCACAGGCATATCCTGATCAAAAGGGGCATATGTTAATCGCTGTTACAGAAATACGTACAAAAGAAGAAATTGATACTTTTGTTAAAGAATTGGGTGATATTCATGGCTAA
- a CDS encoding YqhR family membrane protein — protein MEKDTRLEQDKQEQPISVVSRSLITGFIGGIIWGSFGVVLYFFNFSEVAPKSYLLRSWLTADWIDSWLGNIVSILMVGVLSLLTAFIYYMLFKKVNSLWMGTGFGVILWVIIFYILQPIFPNIPYLMELDRYTIVSTLCLYILYGTFIGYSISYDYNDTIRKSEEKKEDQG, from the coding sequence ATGGAAAAAGATACGCGACTGGAACAGGATAAACAGGAACAGCCAATATCTGTGGTTTCCAGATCTTTAATAACAGGTTTTATTGGGGGGATTATTTGGGGTTCTTTTGGAGTAGTACTGTATTTCTTTAATTTTTCTGAGGTAGCTCCAAAAAGTTATCTATTGCGTTCCTGGCTGACAGCAGACTGGATAGATAGCTGGCTGGGTAATATTGTTTCCATTTTAATGGTAGGAGTTCTTTCATTACTGACAGCGTTTATTTATTATATGTTATTTAAAAAAGTAAACTCACTCTGGATGGGAACAGGCTTTGGTGTTATTTTGTGGGTTATCATATTTTATATCCTGCAGCCGATTTTTCCGAACATCCCCTATCTGATGGAACTGGACAGATATACAATTGTATCCACGTTATGTTTATATATTTTATACGGGACTTTTATTGGATATTCCATTTCTTATGATTATAATGACACCATACGAAAATCAGAAGAAAAAAAGGAGGATCAGGGTTGA